The following proteins come from a genomic window of Pirellula staleyi DSM 6068:
- a CDS encoding ATP-dependent DNA helicase RecQ, with translation MSTSADGAIDPEPFLSNFGLSSFRPGQRAVIEAVLSGQDCLCIMPTGGGKSLCYQLPAIARGGLTLVVSPLIALMKDQVDSLSAIGIRSTCINSSLSPSEQRERMNLMAAGGYNLVYIAPERLRNSQFLEKLKSTKVGLLAVDEAHCISEWGHDFRPDYARLGKLRERIGSPQTIALTATATPRVRDDVAKQLQLREPQVFITGFARPNLHFEVWHASKEQEKQTLLLEFLESTPGCGIVYAATRKRCEELHLLLSQHLDQKQRKVGLYHAGLSADDRRLVQDEFMSGRMPIIVATNAFGMGIDKSDLRFVVHYNMPGSLEAYYQEAGRAGRDGLRSRCLLLASHGDRRIQEFFIDSSYPPKDVIESVYHFLRSIDADPIQLTLSEIKDTLRLPVSGEGVSASEKILERAGVLERLDSRHNLAAFRIETDVVEIADLVPKEARNQRKLLKAIDKLVDGARYDRVYVSPERIARESELEGASLQRALREISKLPQVDYLPPFRGRATHMLVRDKPFSQLGIDFVELDRRKNAEYAKLDAVTHYADARRCRQIEILDYFGDRNAKRCDMCDNCGGVRRVQVEVATKAATPAVLEAVRIVLSGVARTRGRVGKQLIAKMLCGSQSAKLTKLGLSELSTFGLLAHLTQPEVLLLVDALVRMRLIEQVEEQKFRPTIRITLLGEQVMRGQAELPASFTVDTGILLRLNSAARTGIARLESPATPPLPNSEAELVPPENAAPLAEEEPVVDELLGSHELPLADAPAEIREPDFSELRQATAAPASRAAEAGNSLRIDPPAAQPAAEPVKSSVPTLAPINSPKHAPDYYWTWRLLVSGFSLEECTQIRRITAENAYDQLLRGMRAGLAVEWRWVMSPAKWKTICDWLDAAPASEVSAKMGALPLGVTFRDVQVYLLVREARTESEVAS, from the coding sequence ATGAGCACATCTGCGGATGGGGCGATCGACCCCGAACCATTCCTGTCGAACTTCGGACTTTCGAGCTTCCGCCCGGGACAGCGCGCCGTAATCGAAGCGGTGCTATCGGGCCAGGATTGCCTCTGCATCATGCCGACTGGTGGCGGAAAAAGTTTGTGCTACCAGCTTCCGGCGATCGCGCGTGGTGGACTTACTTTGGTGGTCTCCCCCCTGATTGCGCTGATGAAAGATCAGGTCGACTCGCTTTCGGCTATCGGGATTCGTAGTACCTGCATCAACAGCAGCCTCTCGCCGAGTGAGCAGCGCGAGCGAATGAATCTGATGGCAGCGGGGGGCTATAACCTCGTTTACATCGCCCCCGAGCGGCTTCGAAACTCTCAGTTTCTCGAGAAGCTCAAGTCGACCAAGGTGGGGCTGCTGGCGGTCGACGAAGCGCACTGCATTAGTGAATGGGGGCACGATTTTCGTCCCGACTACGCGCGACTTGGAAAATTACGCGAACGGATTGGTTCGCCGCAAACCATTGCGCTCACCGCCACAGCGACCCCACGCGTGCGCGATGACGTTGCTAAACAACTACAGCTGCGCGAGCCTCAGGTCTTCATCACGGGCTTTGCACGTCCGAATTTGCACTTCGAAGTGTGGCACGCTTCGAAGGAACAAGAGAAACAAACACTGCTGCTCGAGTTCCTGGAGAGCACACCCGGGTGCGGCATTGTGTACGCAGCGACGCGTAAACGGTGCGAAGAACTCCATCTTTTGCTATCGCAACACCTCGACCAAAAGCAGCGGAAGGTGGGGCTCTATCACGCCGGTCTTTCGGCCGATGATCGTCGGCTTGTGCAAGACGAGTTCATGTCGGGGCGGATGCCGATCATCGTGGCGACGAACGCATTTGGCATGGGGATCGACAAATCAGATCTGCGCTTCGTCGTGCATTACAACATGCCGGGCAGTTTGGAAGCCTATTACCAGGAAGCGGGTCGCGCGGGGCGCGATGGACTCCGCTCGCGCTGCCTGCTGTTGGCGTCGCATGGCGACCGGCGCATCCAAGAGTTCTTCATCGATAGCTCGTATCCTCCCAAGGATGTGATCGAGAGTGTCTATCATTTTCTGCGCTCGATTGATGCCGATCCGATTCAGCTGACCCTGAGCGAGATCAAGGACACGCTCCGCTTGCCCGTGAGTGGCGAAGGGGTGAGCGCGAGTGAGAAAATTCTCGAGCGTGCGGGTGTGCTTGAGCGACTCGATTCGCGGCACAACTTAGCCGCCTTTCGGATCGAAACCGATGTGGTCGAAATCGCCGATTTAGTGCCGAAAGAGGCGAGAAATCAGCGAAAGTTGCTCAAAGCGATCGACAAACTGGTGGATGGTGCGCGGTACGACCGGGTTTATGTTTCGCCCGAACGGATTGCCCGCGAAAGCGAACTCGAAGGGGCCAGTTTGCAGCGCGCTTTGCGTGAAATTTCGAAACTGCCACAGGTCGATTACTTGCCGCCGTTTCGCGGCCGGGCCACGCACATGCTGGTGCGCGACAAACCATTTTCGCAGCTCGGAATCGATTTCGTCGAGCTCGATCGCCGTAAGAATGCCGAGTATGCCAAGCTCGATGCGGTGACCCATTATGCCGATGCAAGGCGTTGCCGGCAGATCGAGATTCTCGACTATTTTGGGGACCGCAACGCGAAGCGCTGCGATATGTGCGACAACTGCGGTGGTGTGCGCCGCGTGCAAGTGGAAGTGGCCACCAAAGCGGCAACCCCGGCTGTTCTGGAAGCGGTGCGCATCGTACTGAGTGGTGTGGCTCGAACACGCGGACGGGTCGGCAAGCAGCTGATTGCCAAAATGCTGTGCGGCTCGCAATCTGCCAAACTTACGAAGCTCGGACTCTCGGAGCTTAGCACGTTTGGCTTGCTCGCGCATCTCACGCAGCCCGAAGTTTTGCTGCTGGTCGACGCGCTCGTGCGGATGCGCTTGATCGAGCAAGTCGAGGAGCAAAAGTTCCGTCCAACGATTCGCATCACGCTGCTCGGCGAACAGGTGATGCGTGGTCAGGCCGAATTGCCTGCCAGTTTCACCGTCGATACCGGCATTCTGCTGCGACTCAACAGCGCCGCTCGCACCGGCATCGCGCGACTCGAATCGCCAGCCACCCCGCCACTGCCAAACTCCGAGGCTGAGCTAGTTCCGCCCGAGAATGCTGCCCCCTTGGCTGAAGAAGAACCCGTGGTCGACGAATTACTCGGTAGCCACGAGTTGCCACTGGCTGATGCGCCCGCCGAGATCCGTGAGCCCGATTTTAGCGAACTGCGCCAGGCGACAGCCGCGCCAGCATCGCGCGCCGCTGAGGCGGGAAATTCCCTCCGCATCGATCCGCCTGCCGCTCAGCCCGCCGCTGAACCGGTTAAATCAAGCGTGCCAACCTTGGCTCCGATCAATTCACCGAAGCATGCCCCCGACTACTACTGGACCTGGCGACTGCTCGTCTCTGGTTTTTCGCTCGAGGAATGTACTCAAATTCGTCGCATCACTGCCGAGAATGCTTACGACCAACTGCTGCGTGGCATGCGGGCAGGTTTAGCGGTCGAGTGGCGGTGGGTGATGTCGCCAGCCAAGTGGAAGACGATTTGCGACTGGCTCGATGCAGCACCTGCCAGCGAGGTGAGTGCCAAGATGGGAGCACTTCCCTTGGGCGTCACGTTTCGCGATGTGCAGGTTTATTTGCTGGTGCGTGAAGCTCGCACTGAGTCGGAAGTGGCGTCGTAG
- a CDS encoding efflux RND transporter periplasmic adaptor subunit, translated as MTTSAETKNALSENSPTSVPPPSLAKAGKSTLGDRVQSLRLNQLPERSGGNSKTLLWIGIAIVCLLSWIGVRVYFATTTKPEVASSETKSQSNTEKKVDSQDQRPAPLSSGAAPPTTNPPSRSSADAGSGSSATPVIAPTSLPKPTGKVSLEAKGYITPAHQILVSPKVSGMITTLQVEEGRRVEQGEVLAILEMVDYEADAARARATVRLARERLRELENGNRPEEISQAEAELNEARATLPRLESDYKRNSELKQNNAISAQELQESESDYLSAVQRVERLTQAVRLMRIGARIERVEIARAELEQAEADQMKAEWRLGNCTIRAPISGTILKKNAEVGNLVNPVAFNGSFSLCEMADLSDLEVDLNIQEREISAVFVGQKCRIRAEAYPQRDYEGYVDRLMPIADRAKGAIPVRVKVKIPADEEGIYLKPEMGAIVTFYDEKVDIPARSTAPEVIPTFRPVISQPAPTLPQIGVPETRVPAANLPAASIPEVKAPDTKMLEPKPVARG; from the coding sequence TAGCGGGGGAAACTCGAAAACCCTTCTCTGGATTGGAATTGCGATCGTCTGTCTGCTGTCGTGGATCGGTGTGCGGGTCTACTTTGCGACAACTACCAAACCGGAAGTTGCATCAAGCGAAACGAAGTCCCAGAGCAACACTGAGAAAAAGGTCGACTCCCAGGACCAGCGTCCCGCACCACTGTCCAGCGGCGCGGCGCCCCCGACCACTAATCCACCCTCGCGATCGTCGGCTGATGCAGGGAGTGGAAGTTCAGCCACTCCGGTCATTGCTCCCACTTCGCTCCCCAAGCCCACGGGCAAAGTTTCTCTCGAAGCGAAAGGCTATATCACCCCCGCCCACCAGATTCTGGTGAGCCCCAAAGTGAGTGGCATGATCACCACATTGCAAGTGGAAGAGGGGCGCCGGGTTGAACAGGGAGAAGTGCTCGCCATTTTAGAGATGGTGGACTACGAGGCCGATGCGGCCCGCGCTCGGGCCACGGTTCGGCTGGCACGCGAACGTCTGCGCGAACTCGAAAATGGAAATCGCCCCGAAGAAATTTCGCAGGCCGAAGCGGAGTTAAACGAAGCTCGCGCGACTTTGCCCCGGCTTGAGTCCGACTACAAACGGAACTCCGAACTGAAGCAGAACAACGCGATCTCTGCTCAAGAGCTGCAAGAGTCGGAATCCGATTATTTGTCGGCTGTGCAGCGCGTCGAGCGTCTTACACAAGCGGTTCGCTTGATGAGAATCGGAGCTCGCATTGAACGTGTAGAAATCGCCCGCGCTGAACTCGAGCAAGCAGAAGCGGATCAGATGAAGGCCGAGTGGCGTCTGGGTAACTGCACGATTCGCGCACCAATCAGCGGCACGATCTTGAAGAAGAATGCCGAGGTTGGCAACCTGGTGAACCCTGTGGCGTTCAACGGGTCGTTTAGTCTTTGCGAAATGGCCGACCTATCGGACCTGGAAGTCGACCTCAACATTCAGGAACGCGAGATCTCGGCGGTGTTCGTAGGACAGAAGTGCCGGATTCGCGCCGAGGCTTATCCCCAGCGCGACTACGAAGGATATGTCGATCGCTTGATGCCGATTGCCGACCGCGCAAAAGGTGCCATTCCGGTCCGTGTGAAAGTGAAGATCCCGGCCGACGAAGAGGGAATTTACCTCAAGCCCGAGATGGGGGCGATCGTCACCTTTTACGACGAAAAAGTCGATATTCCCGCCCGCAGCACCGCTCCCGAAGTGATTCCTACGTTTCGTCCTGTCATCAGCCAACCAGCACCCACGCTGCCGCAAATCGGCGTGCCGGAAACCCGCGTTCCCGCAGCGAATCTTCCAGCAGCCAGCATTCCGGAAGTCAAAGCGCCTGATACCAAAATGCTCGAGCCCAAGCCTGTTGCAAGAGGCTAA
- the ftsH gene encoding ATP-dependent zinc metalloprotease FtsH produces MERNELEDQSAQDKKVAPRNAGPGFLLPLLLAMIAVGMLIYFRGPASSMVPYSVFKQQLRENNVERVSIGQQTIVGQFRKPIDLPIDPKAPLDAEGKPKGDAKTRKSELRFETTISSPTILQDDPELSKLIAAVPQQDFVHEVDPSIYMFLFSTLLVVGIMVGFWIWLRRSQNQMMGGGFLSGFSKSPAKRYEASRQAITFKDVAGLEGVKADMQELVDFLKQPKKFQKLGGRVPKGVLLNGPPGTGKTLLARAVAGEAGVPYYSVSGSEFIQMFVGVGASRVRDLFRTAKENSPAIIFIDEIDAVGRQRGAGLGGGHDEREQTLNQILSEMDGFSQSDFVIVLAATNRPDVLDPALLRPGRFDRHITVGRPTQKGRVEIFKVHTRDVPLGDDVSLESLAAGTIGLTGADIRNIVNEAALWAARNDKTTVDMSDFEYARDKILMGPKREEVLQEDEKEKTAYHEAGHTLLAWKLPGANRVHKVTIIPRGRTLGATQMLPSEDKMNASEPELRDHLAVLLAGRAAEQIVYQQGSVGAENDLERATGLARRMVMQWGMSDRLGPVSYKISDDDPFLGREMHQQRSFSEHTLEVIDEEVSRILRESAARAESLLNDHREALDAITKALLEKEELDEKEIAELIGPSIHDAAKLNGHAQVLKQNSAKST; encoded by the coding sequence ATGGAGAGAAACGAGCTCGAGGATCAATCAGCCCAAGATAAGAAGGTAGCGCCACGCAACGCTGGGCCGGGATTCCTGCTCCCGCTTTTGCTCGCGATGATCGCCGTCGGGATGCTGATTTACTTCCGCGGACCTGCGAGCAGCATGGTTCCCTACAGCGTCTTCAAACAACAGCTGCGCGAGAATAACGTCGAACGTGTCTCGATCGGTCAGCAAACAATTGTCGGCCAGTTTCGTAAGCCGATCGATCTGCCGATCGATCCTAAGGCTCCACTCGACGCGGAAGGCAAACCGAAAGGGGACGCCAAAACACGCAAGTCGGAACTTCGTTTCGAGACCACGATTTCGTCCCCCACGATTCTGCAGGACGATCCCGAACTCTCGAAGCTCATAGCGGCTGTTCCGCAGCAAGACTTTGTGCACGAAGTCGATCCGTCGATCTACATGTTCCTCTTCAGCACGCTGCTGGTAGTAGGAATCATGGTCGGCTTTTGGATTTGGCTCCGTCGTTCACAAAATCAAATGATGGGTGGGGGATTTCTCTCGGGATTTTCCAAGAGCCCTGCCAAACGCTACGAAGCATCGCGGCAAGCGATCACATTTAAAGATGTGGCCGGTCTTGAAGGGGTGAAGGCCGACATGCAAGAGCTTGTCGACTTCCTGAAACAGCCGAAGAAGTTTCAAAAACTGGGGGGACGAGTACCCAAGGGTGTGCTGCTGAACGGCCCTCCCGGAACCGGTAAGACGCTTCTGGCGCGAGCCGTAGCTGGCGAAGCGGGTGTGCCCTACTACAGCGTCAGCGGCAGCGAGTTTATCCAGATGTTTGTGGGTGTCGGCGCAAGTCGCGTGCGCGATTTGTTCCGGACAGCCAAAGAGAATTCCCCCGCCATTATTTTCATCGACGAAATCGATGCCGTGGGGCGTCAGCGCGGCGCTGGCCTTGGTGGTGGACACGACGAACGAGAGCAAACGCTCAACCAAATTCTGAGCGAAATGGATGGCTTCTCGCAAAGCGATTTCGTGATCGTGCTGGCGGCTACTAACCGTCCCGACGTACTCGATCCAGCGCTCCTGCGACCAGGTCGTTTCGACCGTCACATCACCGTCGGTCGTCCTACGCAAAAGGGACGCGTCGAGATCTTCAAGGTCCATACGCGCGATGTTCCACTGGGAGACGATGTCAGCCTCGAATCGCTCGCTGCTGGAACGATCGGCCTGACCGGCGCCGACATTCGAAACATCGTGAACGAGGCAGCGCTGTGGGCCGCTCGTAACGACAAAACCACCGTCGACATGAGCGACTTCGAGTATGCCCGCGATAAAATCCTGATGGGACCCAAGCGCGAGGAAGTGCTGCAAGAGGACGAGAAGGAAAAAACTGCCTACCATGAAGCGGGACACACGCTGCTGGCTTGGAAACTTCCTGGCGCGAATCGTGTTCACAAAGTGACCATCATCCCGCGCGGCCGCACACTCGGTGCCACGCAGATGCTCCCCTCCGAAGACAAAATGAATGCGTCGGAGCCCGAACTTCGGGATCATTTGGCGGTCCTACTTGCTGGACGCGCTGCCGAGCAAATCGTTTATCAACAAGGGAGCGTGGGAGCCGAGAACGACTTAGAGCGAGCTACAGGACTTGCGCGTCGCATGGTCATGCAGTGGGGCATGAGCGATCGCCTCGGACCGGTGAGCTATAAAATTTCCGACGACGATCCGTTCCTGGGACGCGAGATGCATCAGCAGCGATCGTTCAGCGAGCATACGCTCGAGGTGATCGACGAAGAGGTCTCGCGAATCCTGCGTGAATCGGCAGCTCGCGCCGAAAGTCTCCTGAACGATCATCGCGAGGCGCTCGATGCCATTACGAAAGCACTCCTAGAAAAAGAAGAACTCGACGAGAAAGAAATTGCCGAGTTGATTGGCCCCAGCATTCACGATGCTGCCAAACTCAACGGCCATGCTCAGGTGCTGAAGCAAAACTCGGCGAAATCTACCTGA
- a CDS encoding ABC transporter ATP-binding protein: MASEQPIVRVENVHKYFTRGSERVDVLNGLSLEVRPCETLGLMGPSGSGKTTLLNLIAGLDRPSSGEVWVGSDRISTMNESQLARWRTTAIGFIFQFYHLLPVLSAYENVELPLLLLPMSAAQRRQQVTTALELVGLENRMSHRPGQLSGGQQQRVGIARAIVTDPLLIVADEPTGDLDAKSADEILNLMEELRSGLQKTIILVTHDPRAAQRTDRVLMLDKGRLVDGASSLTRH, encoded by the coding sequence ATGGCCAGCGAGCAGCCGATTGTGCGTGTCGAGAATGTGCATAAGTACTTCACACGCGGCAGTGAGCGCGTCGATGTGCTGAACGGACTTTCGCTCGAAGTCAGACCGTGCGAAACGCTCGGTTTGATGGGTCCGAGCGGTTCGGGAAAAACAACCCTTCTCAACCTCATCGCAGGGCTCGATCGTCCGAGCTCGGGGGAAGTCTGGGTGGGGTCGGACCGCATTTCGACGATGAACGAATCGCAGCTCGCGCGCTGGCGAACGACCGCGATCGGTTTCATCTTTCAGTTCTATCATCTGCTGCCAGTTCTCTCGGCCTACGAAAACGTCGAGCTGCCACTCTTGCTGCTGCCGATGTCGGCCGCTCAGCGTCGCCAACAAGTGACCACTGCGCTCGAGCTGGTGGGACTCGAAAACCGGATGTCGCATCGCCCCGGACAGTTGTCGGGTGGTCAGCAGCAGCGCGTCGGTATTGCACGTGCCATCGTCACCGATCCGCTGTTGATCGTCGCCGATGAACCAACTGGGGATCTTGATGCCAAATCGGCCGACGAGATTCTCAATCTGATGGAAGAGCTCCGTAGCGGTCTCCAAAAAACGATCATCCTGGTGACTCACGATCCCCGCGCTGCGCAGCGAACCGACCGGGTCCTGATGCTCGATAAAGGTCGGCTCGTGGATGGTGCCTCGTCGCTGACGCGTCACTAA
- a CDS encoding ABC transporter permease — MPFDLLLAAETTPFEISLDSLEPLLVGVAIIVLLMVIGKVPVTYNIRNLSVRWVSTALTGLAFTMVIGTLTVMLAFVNGMVKLAEGSGQPGNVLIFSEGSTDETFSNLGFSDVGEIELVDGILRDEENKPMVSRETFLVVNQPVVVQQANRPARRFLQVRGVEDSRMAGRVHGMQLIAGGEWITREGVRTLADGKTNAIQAILGEGVATTLGRDRKPEDLAKAKDPTQLVAGDLFSLGGRDWIVMGVFKSSGSTFDSEIWAKRDIVGPMFGKNTYTSLVLRTAGAPEAQKLQKYFNEEYTRASVKAYQESEYYKSLAQTTKQFLYAIIVITAIMSIGGICGVMNTMFAAVANRMRDIGVLRILGYSRMDVQMSFLLESLVLALVGGASGCLMGCLAHGLKASSIVSSGPGGGKFVVLELVVSGDVIAVGLTATLVMGLLGGILPSIRAMFIRPLESLR; from the coding sequence ATGCCTTTTGATTTGCTACTGGCTGCCGAAACGACTCCGTTTGAAATATCGCTCGACAGCCTCGAGCCGCTGCTGGTGGGAGTGGCAATCATCGTGCTGCTGATGGTGATCGGAAAAGTTCCAGTCACCTACAACATTCGTAATCTTTCGGTCCGCTGGGTCAGTACGGCCCTCACGGGACTGGCCTTCACGATGGTGATTGGCACCCTCACGGTGATGCTCGCTTTCGTCAATGGCATGGTGAAACTTGCCGAGGGGAGTGGGCAGCCTGGCAACGTGCTGATTTTCTCCGAAGGCTCCACCGACGAAACGTTCAGCAATTTGGGGTTCAGCGACGTGGGGGAAATCGAACTCGTCGATGGCATTTTGCGCGACGAAGAAAACAAGCCGATGGTGAGTCGCGAGACGTTTTTGGTGGTGAATCAGCCGGTCGTCGTGCAGCAGGCGAATCGTCCCGCTCGCCGTTTTTTACAGGTGCGAGGGGTAGAAGATTCGAGGATGGCCGGACGTGTGCACGGCATGCAGCTGATAGCGGGTGGTGAGTGGATTACGCGCGAAGGGGTCCGTACGCTGGCCGATGGAAAGACCAACGCAATTCAGGCGATTCTTGGCGAAGGGGTCGCGACCACGCTCGGCCGCGATCGCAAGCCCGAGGATCTGGCCAAAGCCAAAGACCCAACTCAACTCGTCGCCGGAGACCTCTTCTCCCTCGGGGGACGCGACTGGATTGTGATGGGAGTCTTCAAGTCGAGTGGCTCGACGTTTGATAGCGAAATTTGGGCCAAGCGAGATATCGTCGGACCGATGTTTGGCAAAAACACCTACACATCGCTTGTGCTACGCACCGCTGGCGCTCCGGAAGCTCAGAAGTTGCAGAAGTACTTTAACGAGGAGTACACGCGGGCTTCGGTGAAAGCCTACCAGGAGTCGGAGTACTACAAAAGTTTGGCGCAAACGACCAAGCAGTTTCTGTATGCCATCATCGTGATCACGGCGATCATGTCGATCGGTGGAATTTGCGGTGTGATGAATACGATGTTCGCGGCGGTGGCCAACCGGATGCGCGATATCGGTGTGCTCCGAATTTTGGGCTACAGCCGCATGGATGTGCAGATGTCGTTTCTGCTCGAATCACTTGTGCTGGCACTAGTGGGTGGTGCGTCGGGCTGCTTGATGGGATGTCTGGCCCATGGTCTCAAGGCATCGAGCATCGTCAGCAGCGGTCCTGGTGGCGGTAAGTTCGTGGTACTCGAACTCGTGGTGAGTGGCGACGTGATTGCGGTGGGGCTCACCGCGACGCTTGTGATGGGGCTGCTTGGTGGAATTCTGCCTTCGATTCGCGCGATGTTCATTCGCCCGCTGGAATCGTTGCGATAA
- a CDS encoding ABC transporter permease encodes MKFFLLIFRNLSRNLFRTILTSSATMFLVLVITAVWTVLSFLDKATEEKKQDLKAIVTERWQIPSQLPFSYAATLSEGAARNPGDVRPLDSMTWQFYGGTTDKENRSVSNTVFMFCMEPKKLLTMMDELDKLDPNAAETKELQAAIDKMENNIQSIILGQDRLKSLEKRVGDRIKLYGINYKDIDLELEIVGTFPANGRYNSSAVINNEYLNRSLDAYEREKGSKHPLADKTLNLVWLRLPDTDAFNKVAEQITTSPSYSNPSVKCETASSGIAAFLDAYRDLIWAMRWLFSPVVLFSLTLVIANSISISVRERRLELAILKVLGFRPSQLLILVLGEGLLLGAGAGFLSTAGTYLLVNYVMGGIPFQIAFFPNFDIPIDALWWGPVLGGFASLLGSIVPSWNACTVKVTDVFSRVA; translated from the coding sequence ATGAAGTTCTTCCTGTTGATCTTTCGCAACCTGAGCCGCAATCTATTTCGCACGATCCTCACCTCATCGGCCACGATGTTCCTGGTGCTGGTGATCACGGCAGTCTGGACGGTCCTTTCGTTTCTCGACAAAGCGACCGAAGAGAAAAAGCAGGATCTCAAGGCGATTGTCACCGAGCGCTGGCAAATCCCAAGTCAGTTGCCCTTCTCCTACGCTGCTACGCTGTCGGAAGGTGCCGCGCGGAATCCTGGGGATGTGCGCCCCCTCGACTCCATGACCTGGCAGTTCTACGGCGGCACAACCGACAAAGAGAATCGGAGTGTCAGTAATACGGTCTTCATGTTTTGCATGGAGCCCAAAAAACTCCTGACGATGATGGACGAGCTCGACAAACTCGATCCCAATGCTGCTGAGACCAAAGAGCTACAAGCAGCCATCGACAAGATGGAGAACAACATTCAGTCGATCATCCTGGGGCAAGATCGACTGAAGTCGCTCGAAAAGCGTGTCGGTGATCGAATCAAGCTGTACGGGATCAACTACAAAGATATCGATCTCGAACTCGAGATCGTGGGAACCTTTCCCGCCAATGGTCGCTACAACAGCTCGGCTGTGATTAACAACGAGTACCTCAATCGTTCCCTCGATGCCTACGAACGCGAGAAAGGTTCCAAGCATCCCTTGGCTGATAAGACGCTGAATCTCGTTTGGCTGAGGCTCCCTGATACCGACGCGTTCAACAAAGTGGCCGAGCAGATCACGACCTCTCCGTCGTACAGCAACCCAAGCGTAAAGTGCGAAACGGCGAGCTCCGGCATTGCTGCATTTCTCGACGCTTATCGCGATTTGATTTGGGCGATGCGGTGGCTCTTTTCCCCTGTGGTGTTGTTTTCGTTAACGCTTGTGATTGCCAACTCGATCAGCATTAGCGTACGCGAGCGGCGACTCGAACTCGCGATCCTGAAAGTGCTCGGTTTTCGTCCCTCGCAGCTGCTGATTCTTGTGCTCGGCGAAGGGCTACTGCTCGGGGCTGGGGCTGGATTTCTTTCGACCGCCGGAACCTACCTGCTGGTGAACTATGTGATGGGAGGCATCCCCTTTCAGATTGCCTTCTTTCCGAACTTCGATATTCCGATCGACGCGCTCTGGTGGGGACCTGTGCTGGGTGGCTTCGCCTCGCTGCTTGGGAGTATTGTCCCCTCGTGGAATGCCTGCACGGTGAAGGTGACCGACGTTTTTTCGCGAGTCGCTTAG
- the rsgA gene encoding ribosome small subunit-dependent GTPase A, with translation MAKKEKIRTDFRKGHQSRTRNADLTRDYNRDELVEDDVLKNERVSGKGDLTRKRTVVGDHAGRESAGFDVTPDVSSEMIAGRVLSVHGLLSHVQIPSGEIIRCATRRVLKNLSTDQRHVVAAGDIVYYRPNGTSEGLIERIEPRANTLSRTSKGRQHVIVANVDQVLIVASAAEPSLKPNLIDRMIVEAERTGIRPVVCINKVDLVEPSDLQPIAGVYGQLGYDVLLLSAKENWGISRLRKLVAGKQTVVAGQSGVGKSSILNAIENGLALRVGRVSEENQKGRHTTTTAKLIPLAAGGYVVDTPGIRSFELWDIIPAEVIGYYRDLRPYVCLCRYPDCTHLHETDCAVKDAVADGRLDVRRYESYCYLFEGDAV, from the coding sequence ATGGCGAAGAAGGAAAAGATTCGAACCGACTTCCGCAAGGGACATCAGAGCCGCACGCGCAACGCTGATCTCACACGCGATTACAACCGCGATGAACTCGTTGAAGACGATGTGCTGAAAAACGAACGCGTGAGTGGCAAAGGTGACCTCACGCGTAAACGCACCGTGGTTGGCGATCACGCTGGCCGCGAAAGCGCAGGCTTCGACGTCACTCCCGATGTCAGCAGCGAAATGATCGCCGGTCGCGTCCTCAGTGTGCACGGTCTGCTGAGTCACGTGCAGATCCCCTCGGGCGAAATTATTCGCTGCGCCACGCGCCGTGTGCTCAAGAATCTCAGTACCGATCAACGCCACGTGGTCGCTGCCGGCGATATCGTTTACTACCGTCCCAACGGCACGAGCGAAGGACTGATCGAGCGGATCGAGCCTCGCGCGAATACCCTCTCACGCACGAGCAAAGGGCGGCAGCACGTCATCGTCGCCAATGTCGACCAAGTCCTGATCGTAGCCTCGGCCGCCGAGCCCTCGCTGAAGCCAAATCTGATCGACCGCATGATCGTCGAGGCAGAGCGAACCGGCATTCGGCCCGTTGTCTGCATCAATAAAGTCGACCTTGTCGAGCCAAGCGATCTGCAGCCCATCGCAGGAGTCTATGGCCAACTAGGCTACGACGTGCTGCTCCTTTCCGCGAAGGAAAACTGGGGCATTTCACGACTCCGCAAACTAGTGGCTGGTAAGCAGACGGTAGTGGCAGGACAAAGCGGCGTCGGCAAAAGCTCGATCCTCAATGCCATCGAAAACGGACTCGCACTTCGTGTCGGCCGAGTCAGCGAGGAAAATCAAAAAGGGCGACACACCACAACCACGGCGAAGCTGATTCCGCTGGCTGCAGGTGGCTATGTTGTCGACACCCCCGGTATTCGCAGCTTTGAATTGTGGGACATCATTCCCGCCGAAGTGATCGGCTACTACCGCGACCTCCGCCCCTACGTTTGTCTCTGTCGCTATCCCGATTGCACGCATTTGCACGAAACCGATTGTGCGGTGAAAGATGCGGTCGCGGATGGCCGGCTCGATGTCCGTCGCTACGAAAGCTATTGCTACTTGTTCGAGGGGGATGCGGTTTAG